The following proteins are co-located in the Calditrichota bacterium genome:
- a CDS encoding ATP-binding protein, translating into MTDLVVDLFSFGYQKSGIPKDDTGNNGGFVFDCRFLPNPGREPEYADLTGKDAEVISYLEKYPQVSEFLQAAKKIIDLAIENYRERGFAHLMISFGCTGGQHRSVYCAERMREYLAEKSITVRLHHAELERGQP; encoded by the coding sequence GTGACAGATTTGGTGGTTGATCTTTTCAGTTTTGGTTATCAAAAATCGGGCATTCCCAAGGACGATACCGGAAACAACGGGGGCTTTGTGTTTGATTGCCGTTTTTTGCCCAATCCGGGCAGGGAGCCGGAATATGCTGATTTGACCGGAAAAGATGCAGAAGTTATTTCTTATCTGGAAAAATATCCGCAGGTGAGTGAATTTTTACAGGCGGCAAAAAAAATTATTGATCTTGCTATTGAGAATTATCGCGAGCGAGGATTTGCCCATTTGATGATTTCATTCGGCTGCACCGGCGGCCAACATCGTTCGGTGTATTGTGCGGAACGCATGCGAGAATATTTGGCTGAGAAGTCGATTACGGTGAGATTGCACCACGCCGAATTGGAGCGAGGCCAGCCATGA
- a CDS encoding phosphotransferase, with the protein MERLKRLFHKTYGTAPDKIVSLKGDGSDRKIYRIFFDLQTVIGIIGNDFDENVAFVEFTNHFRREGLRVPEIYAVDLKNGVYLEEDLGEWTLFDWMCEIRKQDGFNEKIRNMYRQVIEYLPNFQIKAGASIDYTLCYQHVIFGRHSMNWDLHYFLNRFLEVFFKQKVDQNEVERDFNALIDFLLEEDRKYFLYRDFQSRNVMIKDEMPYFIDYQSGRKGALQYDAASLLYDAKANLPQDFREELITAYLEKVQEFEPVDENRFMRYFYGFVLIRMMQAFG; encoded by the coding sequence ATGGAACGATTGAAGCGACTTTTTCACAAAACCTATGGCACGGCGCCCGATAAAATTGTTTCGTTGAAAGGCGATGGTTCTGATCGAAAAATTTATCGCATATTTTTTGATTTGCAGACTGTGATCGGTATCATCGGCAATGATTTTGATGAGAATGTGGCGTTTGTGGAATTCACCAACCATTTTCGCCGGGAAGGACTACGCGTGCCGGAAATTTACGCTGTGGATTTGAAGAACGGCGTGTATCTGGAAGAGGACCTTGGCGAGTGGACGCTTTTCGACTGGATGTGCGAGATCCGCAAGCAGGACGGATTCAATGAAAAAATCCGGAACATGTACCGCCAGGTGATCGAGTATTTGCCAAATTTTCAGATCAAAGCCGGTGCCAGTATCGATTACACGCTTTGCTACCAACACGTCATTTTTGGCAGGCATTCCATGAACTGGGATTTGCACTATTTTTTGAATCGTTTTCTGGAAGTATTTTTCAAACAAAAAGTGGATCAAAATGAAGTCGAACGTGATTTTAATGCGCTGATCGATTTTCTGTTGGAAGAGGACCGAAAGTATTTTCTTTACCGCGATTTCCAGTCAAGAAATGTGATGATCAAAGATGAGATGCCTTATTTCATCGACTACCAGTCCGGTCGAAAAGGCGCGCTGCAGTACGACGCGGCGTCGCTGCTTTACGATGCCAAAGCCAATTTGCCGCAGGATTTTCGGGAAGAATTGATCACGGCATATCTGGAGAAAGTACAGGAATTCGAGCCAGTGGACGAGAATCGTTTCATGCGCTATTTTTACGGATTTGTGCTTATTCGTATGATGCAGGCGTTCGG